atccactaatcgcacggattacaatggttttccacttagtcagcaactaagtcttccagagtctactgatcacacactgatcactccaggaacaactgcttagataccctctaagacttttctagagtctactgatccacacgatcactctagttacaactgcttagttcactcctaagactttcctagagtattctgatccacacgatcactctagttccttacaacttaatgtaatcaattctaagagtatacaaatgcttcttaaaagcgataatcacaactgtgatatttctcttaacgtttaagcttaatctcactaatatattacaacagcaatgtagtgagctttgatgaagatgaagattctgagctttgatttgaacagcgtttcagcaagttaatttgaattgttttgttcaggatcgttaaaatcattaaccttgcttctcatcagaacttcatatttataggcgttggagaagatgaccgttgaatgcatttaatgctttgcgtgttccgtacagcatcgcatttaatgttatacgcttttgtcaactacctcgagccttgttcacgctgtgtctactgacgtagcctagagtagcttttaacgttccttttgtcagtcagtgtagcttgccacttgtactttcttctgatctgatgtttgtgaatataacgtttgaatatcatcagagtcaaacagcttggtgcatagcatcttctgatcttctgaccttgaagtgcttctgagcgtgataccatcagaacttcagtgcttctgttctcttgttcttctgatgcttccatagacccatgttctgataccgcttcgaccatcttctgatgtcttgccagaccatgttctgatgttgcatgctgaacccttgagacaaagcttctgagcgctgaattatgcgtactctttatatatttcctgaaaggaaattgcaatggattagagtaccatattatcttaagcaaaattcatattattgttatcatcaaaactaagataattgatcagaacaaatcttgttctaacagatcgaaggctgaagcaattgcgtggcaaggaaatagctttggtcagagtagcttggggaggacctgctgaggggaatgttacctgggagctagagagtcagatgaaagattcttatccagaactttttacctgaggtatgttttcgaggacgaaaactcttttagtgggggacagttgtaacacccgtataattttaatttttaatttaatttgaatattagattaataattattattattatggattttatgaaaataagaggaaaatgatggttaatggcatttgggccatgtgtgaaattagtaagaagaggggggtgtggtgcagtaaagcccttactaatttaatattatttttcataaaataatcagaattgggaattgggaaagaaataacgtgaaagaacagaattgggaacaaggaacgtgaaggagaactgtagagggagagaccaagaaccaagacttttatctgaggtaaggggagactctccgtttaatctcttttatcgtattataggtgatagtatggattaggagtatgattggatccattgattctatattctgaattttcatctgtgttcatcattgaaattgaactgttaatccctaataactgatagatttagggtatgatgaatgaaattgattatgggatcatatactatggttatggacgaattcgtatgctgtttagatgcaatttttctggtttttagactcaaaatcgtggactggtatgagtaaaaacgaatgggttttggactgttacgaattttgcaggttctgggcattttctggtgtttcacgtatgaaacagtgccatacgcgtatgggatgaggtcatacgcgtatgggggacactcccaatgggctatacgcgtatgatacgcagttgccctgtcccaaataccacgtactggtgttttgcgtatgagagcatatgaggatgctcatacgcgtatgggagttgtgaaagaggaaaattattctggtgatacgcgtatggcaagactgatacgcgtatgagttggtttCTATACCATTTTGAGttctggtgaaatgcgtatgatacgcgtatgggacatagtgatacgcgtatgggtgcgTATGGGCatcatgatacgcgtatggacgctgtgtgtgcaaatttctgttttttttgtgatttttctggaaagttcaatgatgtgtaactttcgattggtATGCCTGTTTGTATACTGTTTGGTACTATGTAAACCTGGTGATGTGATTCTGGGGTTTACTGATGTTTTAATCgtatttgaatgatgtgaatatatatatgaacatgcttgataacgatgatgatgatgaaatgagtatagatgatgctactcatagtatgatgatgaagtatgttatatatatgttgcatgcattcataaacatgggctgaatcctagatgatgagaggattcagtgaggggcagaattcccattgtgtggaattggtgctggcagggccgtatctggatgatgatagatcggtcggtggatgatttccactggtgatgattggtaccacatgcatagtgtcagtttcatacatgtgcatgatttgtttatagcatgatgatatatgttacatgttgactgtctgtttatctgtggatgtataAATGactgatttgtctgaatatgaaacaattgggtgaatgatataactatgatatgttattatttatgatgcaataacattggttaactgtgatgagactcacccttacttgttgtcattttcagattgaggatagcggcgcgacttggtgaggattagctcataagtcggtttctagttatagtgtcggtgtcatgctctggtagatgtaacacggggaacacgtttgttttgagttgattataactctaattggttttgttgattgagtcggatacattaatgatgaatgttgactctatgtttttgattccgctatgtaaaacatgattttatttaatgagttataatttcagttgtttcagtgaatgcatgatatgtaccgacgtgtgttttcttcattttatgaattgtgatgcttctctacatgtttactctgattaataattatttaattgccgcgggttattagaggggtgttacaaacaGTGTTCTCTACGTTTCTTCAATCCCctatttccctaattccttattatttcaattattaatcggttatcttaataatattaataattaaaaataacaataataataatataaataataataatatgagaaaaggggtgatgcactgacagtgtaaaatatttttacactgtcaaccaatcaccacccatgtatccaattaaaccatttttttattttaaaaaaacttaatgacatggcacatttatgattttctattcgATGACAGTGTAaatttattttacactgtcagtgcactaccttttaactctaataatattatcaataatactaataacctatattatttattatcaatatttcactattattattattattatattatgctAATTATAATTCCAATAATTTCTTAGTCATTAACTTAACTCTACTGTTGCACTCATACCCTTAACTCATCTACCATTAACTTAACTCTACACTTGGACATCACTATATCCTTAATCCAACATTTTCTCATCTTTTAGTTaagctgaattttttttttatggcaaagttatttatattaaaaatatgatGTGAGtactgaaattctggtaagacagaccccagatgtcaaatacgatgttgtgacatctggtctgtcatcagcttggctgaggcagtacatacagatccatcaattatttattacatctaacatccagaagtctggaagtgttgggatcccatatcagttcagttaacattaacaaatctgcttagcagagattctgtgttagcacagtcattaaatcacacactgatgtcatgcacgatgttatgacatccaaactgaacttacaaataaacaatgcagaaacataaacaacacaacagaattgttcacccagttcggttcaatcaacctactctgggggcataccaagccagggatgaagtccactatagcagtatcaattcagagctaaactccagtttacaactcctcacttaatcactacccaatgacccctctacctaggttctccctagatatggaatatctccattccactcccaatcatagcaatgatgtctagcagtcaacaactcagccactgcatcgacggcttaatcaccaacattcaaagcacacaaatagacatatcttagagttgcttcaatgcttcctccaagcacacaactccactcattgctttacaacttctgagtgaataaaacaaacctcttacctgcaggcttcgaggcacaaatcagtgaccttcccacaaaccgggaggttcacctacacggctaaccctaatggttacatctttctaaacgaCGGCTAGCTtcttaaactaggttacaaagtttcctatttataacctattcccaactggacttgggcttacaatcgcatcattatttgctgttacaaatcatagaaaactttctgctaaaaacaaggtcttcaatcataagtttcctaatttatcttcataattggaaactgcataattctccaatattctaatcttgattctcttgatctctaaacctgcgccacataggattgcataatattccatagaatattctgcatcttttgagtacttactgaatctttatattccagctcagcaggcgcgtgacagctaaatatagcagtaactgctgtcaaatactgatgtcacagagcatgtcgtgacattccatagaacatcttgatgttgtacctgttctgcataaatcacagcaaacagtattcttcacttcaattcttcacagcaaacagtacactaatgtcatgacatcgagcatgacatccaattcacagcatgtattagcttacacaaccagaacttgcataacctttaacactatacACCACatatcatgaccttagtcaagacaacaaaatacacatgaatgttttaccacaaaatgcagccaatcaaaacatctacaatctccccctttggcaaatttttggctaaaacatcttgtcatcacagcagcacaaaaacaactagcaaactaccagttatgcagaattgctaaagcacatcaaaacatcagacctgctgaataagttccacaagctacactatcacataCCATGAATAGAAATAACTTGTTCAATATGATCTGGGGTGACaatctcttctccccctgtttggccataaatgttgccaaagcaacgtacagctcccccttaaaagttactctgcatgacatgaccacgacacacactgatgtcatataggatgttacgacatcttataccagattaataaaccagtgcagaaaataaagaacagcatacaaacagtaacgaacacacacaaaaaaaaacaccatctgataatctttagataccacttcgccaccagcttgattagaatacaataagtcacccacaatgggagatctatattacaagatgcactctttcatagatagctcataacttctaccacaagctccaagaggtgaatagaaaacacctcctttttgtcttcaacttattactcttctgcccaaaagtaatttgtctaagactatcctcaagaataatcagctgccatatgttgattatcttgatccttcgaacccacttctgagatgaaccaaatgtcaacacattgtgttttaacatctagctgttgaattcagctccttcttctgccacttgaaagaacttcctccctttacagaaccagagttcaatgctctcatagacctgattgtggaaccaagtttgagtacgcaacctccatcctgcagttatgcagttatgtcatcaaagctcacacttttatgaatccctgcttcttttccaacaacatcagacactctgatgcatgagtcatcagaaggactagttagagactaatcctctagctgtaccaaggatgccacttccttgagcaaagctatttccatgatgtcaagaatactgccacttgttcttgacttcacagtgtgcattagccaatgcacttccttacctagatcagaaataaactgatccaagtaaccaccatcaagattatgatgtcttcttcttcttgtgcactccaaagctgaacatgtttcttgccaggaaacctttttcagtgatcatatgcttctgctgccaccaaagagatagatcttaaaacaattgcattatccttcctgtacatggtcttgaagaagagatgttccaacatctttaagaacatcagttatcttgaacttccaaggataatcaattaaatacttgtactttgcacaaataacaattgatcttaaatcctttcccaattagattcacccttaggaaagagagagatgaatctttccttacaaatgtgtcacacaacaaccagaacccatgtgacatcgttcaatagccaactaaacacaaggctgaatcagacgtggggaggttaaccaaatctccccctcaaaTAAGCAATCATGGAAACTCCACACAGCTTATCCATGCATTGTACATAAAAGTCTCATTATACAACATCCCTACTAGAGGCAACTAACTCCATGAGTTATACCTATACATACTTCATACACCAGTTGAGGATACTAAACTTACATAAACCATGGTTAACagagataccatgcagcggaaaacaactaaaatttatcctcaataaacctcaggcctaaaacaataacctttgcatcagtcagctacacatcattcatgattaagggataatatatgccatatctcaacaaggtttctggaacagattcacttatgacataactcctgaaaatacctcagattccacacagtaatctgactcccttgaatcatcacacacTATTCAAAACCATACTTCACTATGCACGATACTcagtattcagttttcaacactaactgttctatggttaagaaaacaattcacacatctggttcctttgatcaaaagaacataccagatacaagctcatctttggattttcatagaggtcttgaaaagaaaacctgaatgaatcctttcacttacactgagctcttcttccaactcccataagcttatgcctgaaataaactaacatttgggatggaaggttcaattgattgtattctgaccaatcaacacaaaaagcagatgtctcctcttccagattaggagtaggttccaaactaatgtactcacactacataagtttagcaccagaacatctgttcttcaactggtagctgcataccagtatgccatcagttccttcttcttggaacacacaattcttgacaatcttgaggattatcaaacaaccttgcagatgaacatgaggaacactgatcatatgaacctcttcaacctcaataaccatgcctttatgagtggacttgagaaaaaatctcaagtatctttgacacttgtactaaagttgaaaacaatctgctacaaattctgttgaaaaccatataaccctagagatcttctttcaaagataggattacgcatcagatgctatgcagcagaaaatagccatatatcaacagagattacacaatgcttactcccaggaccagttgtaagcatgacatccaagaattgcagctgaacaattcatcaatatgcttgcttcttcttcaagcaacacaacaagacctaaccaatattctgaccagaaagaaacagataagcacaaagaataccttatcattaacttcactccctcatgaaggttttgacaatcttcttctcttatatgctgaataaaacaccccaaattcttcactcccgcatgaaccatttggatatcagtaacaccatcttcccttgccaagagaatacacctgttatggtcagtttggtccagtcttccacacataggtccatcctccacttctagggaccattcaatatgagcatgaatgttcaaacaatcaactacctccaacaaccagaaagtatctcccatggatctcatccagaaacagacaggatgcctgctctgataccaattgaaattctggtaagacagaccccagatgtcaaatacgatgttgtaacatctggtctgtcatcagcttggctgaggcagtacatacagatccatcaattatttattacatctaacatccagaagtctggaagtgttgggatcccatatcagttcagttaacattaacaaatctgcttagcagagattctgtgttagcacagtcattaaatcacacactgatgtcatgcacgatgttatgacatccaaactgaacttacaaataaacaatgcagaaacataaacaacacaacagaattgttcacccagttcggttcaatcaacctactctgggggcataccaagccagggatgaagtccactattagcagtatcaattcagagctaaactcccagtttacaactcctcacttaatcactacccaatgacccctctacctaggttctccctagatatggaatatctccattccactcccaatcatagcaatgatgtctagcagtcaacaactcagccactgcatcgacggcttaatcaccaacattcaaagcacacaaatagacatatcttagagttgcttcaaagcttcctccaagcacacaactccacacattgctttacaacttctgagtgaataaaacaaacctcttacctacaggcttcgaggcacaaatcagtgaccttcccacaaaccgggaggttcacctacacggctaaccctaatggttacatctttctaaacgaCGGCTAGCTtcttaaactaggttacaaagtttcctatttataacctattcccaactggacttgggcttacaatcgcatcattatttgctgttacaaatcacagaaaactttctgctaaaaacaaggtcttcaatcataagtttcctaatttatcttcataattggaaactgcataattctccaatattctaatcttgattctcttgatctctaaacctgcgccacataggattgcataatattccatagaatattctgcatcttttgagtacttactgaatctttatattccagctcagcaggcgcgtgacagctaaatatagcagtaactgctgtcaaatactgatgtcacagagcatgtcgtgacattccatagaacatcttgatgttgtacctgttctgcataaatcacagcaaacagtattcttcacttcaattcttcacagcaaacagtacactaatgtcatgacatcgagcatgacatccaattcacagcatgtattagcttacacaaccagaacttgcataacctttaacactatacACCACatatcatgaccttagtcaagacaacaaaatacacatgaatgttttaccacaaaatgcagccaatcaaaacatctacaagtACTAAAGGTACTCACAACCCAATACAACGCTAAACGGCCTACAATCCTAACtaacatatttataataaaaaataaaaaatggagggagtaaaatttattaattctccaagatctaattactATTTTAAGCACtccttttaatttttagattcaaaAAGCTTAAGAAAATTCATCCTAGAATTGTAATACGATTTGGAATAAGCCAAATGATGAAGACTTTGATGATTAGGCGATCAAACATTAGTGCAAGCCAAAGAATACAACAAAATACATTATTCTCCATATCTTTGGTTTTCCATTTTAATAATTCCATCCGTTTGTCTCTTTCTAGGTAATTTCATCTGCTTTAAGAAAAGTAACAACTACTcccttttttaataaaattaaataaaacaaagcaactttaacaaagaaattaaagaccTTGAgtcaacaaaattaattaattaaatgattggTCTTCCTTGCTCCCTAAGATTAACAACATATATCTTAACATTTCATTCTCTTCTTGCTCATTCAACTTCCACCATTTTCTCTTAACAAGTCTCTCATCTCTCAATCCTAATTATTAAATCTGCCACCTTTCCAAGTAAGCatgtattttgattttgaatttcctTTTGCTACTTACATGATATTTTAACTTACTTATTTGAATTTCACGATTTCGATCCTTACAAGTGATGTGATACTGATTGCGGTCGTTACAGTGTATATAAACCATAATTCCTTTTTCATCATAAAAACGGTGAATAACAATATAAATATCACTATCAGCATATTTCAATATCGTTTTGTCAGAATTGTTTTTACAGTAACAgacttttttttaaaaccttgtcTGCGAACTTTCTAAGTAATCTTATTTCGCTACATGATATACAGGAACAAAGTCATCATCACTCGTCACTCATGGCTGCTTATTATATTGTTGCTTCTGGGAACACAACTGATGCTAGCGAAAAGGAATATAGTATCGTTCACTTCCAAAATCCCTCCAACAACTATGGCATCAAAAAAGTACCAACTAATCAAGTTTATAAACAAAcactattttcaatattcaatttccTAAAACCCTATAAAATTACAACTATCGAAGAAAATCTTTCTATAGACAAATGCAAAGATGTGTATTTGCTATCAAGAGATGACATAAGAAATCATCGAAGCAAATATAATTTTCTTCATATTGGGTTGGTACAATTTTCTATAGTTAATTCTTTATTAACCAATGAAGAAACACTTAATGTCACAATAAGTTTAAGGGACTCAAAGTACCCGAAATTCGAGGATTCAATCTTGGTTCGTTTGGATTCAGATTTTTGCAAGGGTGACGTGAAGTTTAATTGGTTTCCGAATTTCTCGACACGTTTGTCTGATCTAGCGAACTCGAACGCCTTGGTTGTGACTATTGATGTTCCAGATGATTCTGTGAAATTGAAAGTTAGATATAGGGTATGTTATAAATTAATGAAGAAATCTTTTAAGACGGATTATCTATTTCAAAATCCTGTGATAGAGGTGGATACTGAGAAAACAAAAGTTGTGGTTCCAAAATCTAGTAATAGTCAGAGTTGAGTAGTATATAATATATGGATTCTGTTTGTTATATAGTTGGTGAaaggttgaagttgtgaagatggAAAACAATGAAGGTGTATGCAAGTTTGTAATATTTATGAGTCGCTTGTATGTAACATGTCTAGTAATTATTATGGTTTGGATTTTATGCATTTTAGTTTTAGGTTATAATTCATCTCTTTATGTTATTTAGGTGAATTTGTTGTAGATTGGAATTATGTATTAGAACTGATGTTTTTGTTGTCTTGAACTTTGCATTTAACCATCACTTTATCTTTTGCTTATTAAAAAACACACACTCTATCTTTCCCTTTTGGCTAGTACTTTACTAGAAGATGCCCTTTTTATTAGAGGTGGTGCGTTGTTGGGTCTGATTTGGAAAAGATGAGGAGTTCTTTTAACTTAAAGATAGTCGTCTTCTCTTAACAATCATTTAAATTGAATTTCTactaagaaatatttttttaaaaattgtgccATAAATCCTGTATTTATTTGCTGTCAGAATCGATTGGAGTGGACCAATCACTTTTTGCTAGGTGTGAGGTGGGGGTTTCAATGTGATATAGAATTTTTAGATAGTAAGAGTGGAATTTGGTGTTGCCACTACTACAAAAAAGCtatatataatagtttttttttatagcGCTCGGCGATATTAtaaatatttctatttaaaaGCGCTATTATATAGTAACGGTAATTAATAGCGTTttttttaaaagcgctattatagTAACAGTAATTAATAGCATttttttaaaagcgctattatagTATCAGTATTTAATAGCATTCTTTCGAAAGCGCTACAAGAATAGACATTTAGCGCTTTATAATTTGTCTTTTGCtttgattttgatagcactttcagaCAAATTGCTATTATAAGGCACAATTTTGATAGCGCTTTTCCATAAAAGTGCTATTATAGCATGTCTCATTAACAGCACTTCCTATAAAAAGCGCTATTCTagcacaaattttttttttttacaaaatcattCTTTTGGTCTATTTATATGGCATTTGCATTTTATGACATAAGaattcattaaaaaaatgattaatcaactaaaatatttgaaaataaaatataaccacTTATTCAAGAACAAATTTGTGAAACCATATCTACCATTgccatataattaattaaaaaatatggaAGGAACTGTATCTATGTATATAGATCAATCTACACTACATAATAGTGATAAATGATATAACAAACCAGATTCAACATTGATCTCAATGAAATTAAGctaaaacttttgccacaagttATTAATTTGGTCCAAGTGCATCAAACTAAATTCCAAACAAAAAGTACAACATATTCTACACTAAAGAAAAAACATCTAAAAATCAAGAAATGACAACAAAACAACATCAAGTAGTGATCACTTCGCGAACC
The Vicia villosa cultivar HV-30 ecotype Madison, WI linkage group LG6, Vvil1.0, whole genome shotgun sequence genome window above contains:
- the LOC131611487 gene encoding uncharacterized protein LOC131611487; its protein translation is MAAYYIVASGNTTDASEKEYSIVHFQNPSNNYGIKKVPTNQVYKQTLFSIFNFLKPYKITTIEENLSIDKCKDVYLLSRDDIRNHRSKYNFLHIGLVQFSIVNSLLTNEETLNVTISLRDSKYPKFEDSILVRLDSDFCKGDVKFNWFPNFSTRLSDLANSNALVVTIDVPDDSVKLKVRYRVCYKLMKKSFKTDYLFQNPVIEVDTEKTKVVVPKSSNSQS